The following coding sequences lie in one Synechococcus sp. CC9902 genomic window:
- a CDS encoding DUF3593 domain-containing protein: MEFDPAPLFALSLIPYLGFLYWLRKSEALPVLAQRGFQLTLLFVGVTIVAAIVALRCCDAELVDIDALHGGAEAFLTLANTVLVVGLVQDRQKRVNNS; this comes from the coding sequence ATGGAGTTCGATCCAGCTCCTCTGTTCGCGTTATCCCTGATTCCCTATCTCGGCTTTTTGTACTGGCTCCGCAAAAGCGAAGCGTTACCCGTCTTGGCACAACGAGGCTTTCAGCTCACCCTGCTGTTCGTCGGTGTCACGATCGTGGCGGCCATTGTGGCGCTGCGATGTTGTGATGCAGAGCTTGTAGACATTGATGCGCTTCACGGCGGAGCTGAGGCTTTTCTCACTCTGGCCAACACGGTTTTAGTGGTTGGACTTGTCCAAGACCGACAAAAAAGGGTGAACAACTCTTAA
- the psaK gene encoding photosystem I reaction center subunit PsaK, with translation MLLTHLFAITPATLTWSPKVALVMIVCNVIAIGIGKATIKYPNVGAQLPNASFFGGMSHAALLGTTSLGHIIGIGAIQGLAARGVL, from the coding sequence ATGTTGCTGACCCACCTCTTCGCAATCACCCCTGCCACTCTCACCTGGTCTCCGAAAGTTGCTCTGGTGATGATTGTGTGCAACGTCATCGCCATTGGCATTGGTAAAGCCACGATTAAGTACCCCAACGTTGGTGCTCAACTTCCAAATGCCTCGTTCTTTGGCGGAATGAGCCACGCAGCCCTCCTTGGCACAACAAGCCTTGGGCACATCATTGGCATTGGTGCAATCCAGGGTTTGGCCGCTAGAGGCGTGCTCTGA
- a CDS encoding NAD(P)/FAD-dependent oxidoreductase, producing MTFLIAGAGPAGARLATALSEAGKEVVLVDRLTNPHRNSFSSAALSCAEASRLNLPQSAWSATWSGWQLLDPSGHEHQWWDADPLGVVLDFGRLRSAMWSRARAAGAEVVSGCTVRIEALHSDGAHVLLQHGDGRCQHRSVKWVIDATGASRCLLREASVPPPSTLDPLLEGVGVEWLIQADDRVASRWLDRISFFLGTRWIPHGYGWVFPMENNRLKVGVCCLAPVQIKGSRSDLLARLQALLRNCKLEGCSVLDRHGGVVSSSIARRESLGSGALLAVGDAASTANLLGGEGIRHAIDSADLLAETLLNAEGLNQVGLNQVGLNQVGADHADVVRQTYEKALHQWFGWRWRAAGKLAQRTWWGLDSSSADRRVERIINGLSRTSSARDLSNLLFHYRFERYGLRLLRYLI from the coding sequence ATGACCTTTCTCATCGCAGGCGCTGGCCCAGCGGGAGCTCGCCTGGCCACTGCTTTATCTGAAGCAGGGAAGGAGGTGGTCCTCGTCGACCGTCTGACTAACCCGCATCGGAATTCTTTTTCGAGTGCTGCCTTGTCTTGTGCTGAGGCTTCACGGCTCAATCTTCCTCAGTCAGCCTGGTCTGCGACCTGGAGCGGTTGGCAATTACTCGATCCCAGCGGACATGAGCATCAGTGGTGGGATGCCGATCCCCTTGGGGTGGTGTTGGATTTTGGTCGGCTGCGTTCAGCGATGTGGTCCCGTGCGCGCGCTGCCGGGGCGGAGGTCGTCAGTGGCTGCACTGTTCGGATTGAGGCGCTCCACAGCGATGGTGCCCACGTTCTTCTTCAACACGGTGACGGCCGTTGTCAGCACCGATCTGTGAAATGGGTCATTGACGCCACAGGTGCATCGCGTTGTCTGTTGCGAGAAGCGTCGGTGCCTCCGCCATCGACGCTTGATCCGTTGCTGGAGGGCGTTGGTGTGGAGTGGCTCATACAGGCAGATGATCGAGTTGCGTCCCGTTGGCTCGACCGCATCAGCTTTTTCCTCGGCACGCGCTGGATTCCCCATGGGTATGGATGGGTTTTTCCGATGGAAAACAATCGCCTCAAGGTGGGGGTTTGTTGTTTGGCACCAGTACAGATCAAGGGCTCTAGAAGCGATCTTTTGGCTCGACTTCAGGCATTGCTGCGCAACTGCAAACTTGAAGGGTGTTCCGTGTTGGATCGCCATGGCGGCGTGGTTTCCAGCTCAATAGCCAGGCGCGAATCGCTTGGTTCTGGCGCCCTATTGGCCGTAGGGGATGCTGCAAGTACAGCCAATCTCCTGGGAGGTGAGGGGATTCGTCATGCGATCGACAGTGCGGATCTTCTCGCTGAAACGCTTCTAAATGCCGAGGGTCTGAACCAAGTGGGTCTGAATCAAGTAGGTCTGAATCAAGTAGGTGCTGATCACGCCGATGTCGTCCGTCAAACCTATGAGAAGGCGCTTCATCAGTGGTTTGGCTGGCGCTGGCGTGCTGCGGGAAAATTGGCCCAACGCACCTGGTGGGGATTGGACTCTTCTTCTGCAGATCGACGAGTCGAACGGATCATTAACGGATTGTCCCGAACCTCGTCAGCTCGAGACCTATCCAATCTTTTATTCCACTACCGCTTTGAACGGTATGGACTTCGACTTTTACGCTATTTGATCTGA
- a CDS encoding DUF2499 domain-containing protein, which produces MHSLSLGTWWIHVASVIEWSLAIVLMQRRGLNGMALAMLPALVSAMAACTWHLFDNAESLRGLVTLQAWFTLIGNCTLAFAAWKLLPPKTA; this is translated from the coding sequence ATGCACTCTTTGTCTCTCGGAACCTGGTGGATCCACGTCGCATCAGTCATCGAATGGTCGCTAGCGATTGTGTTGATGCAGCGTCGTGGACTGAACGGAATGGCACTTGCCATGCTTCCAGCCCTGGTCAGTGCCATGGCTGCTTGTACGTGGCATTTGTTCGATAACGCTGAATCTCTAAGAGGTTTGGTGACGTTGCAAGCGTGGTTCACATTGATCGGCAATTGCACGCTGGCCTTTGCAGCCTGGAAACTTTTACCCCCAAAAACGGCTTAA
- the csaB gene encoding polysaccharide pyruvyl transferase CsaB, with product MPRSGPASLLLCGYYGEHNLGDDALLQVLLQGLPCSAPLMITAHDQAEVQGIAPEARIINRRSLRSSLIAVLHADVLILGGGSLLQDSTSFRSLIYYLLLITLARLRRRRVVLWGQGLGPLRRSMSRWLVRCALPFCTAASWRDQASLRLAQSWAPNLPMCMAADPVWQMQTKPWVGGGNIVLSWRPTDLLDAPRWQRLLQALDSVAASLDVSVCWMAFHQHQDGPLLDDLVEQKLVPAKLLARSKTVIPRSLDQVFELVSTARLVLPMRLHALILARLVGCPMAALSYDPKVDAAAAMAQVPCARLNALPSTEQLSAEWMAEVDQEADRAVIQRIQSEASAHGELLRRWI from the coding sequence ATGCCCCGATCTGGACCGGCTTCGTTATTGCTTTGTGGGTATTACGGCGAACACAACCTGGGGGATGACGCCCTTCTTCAGGTTCTTTTGCAGGGTCTGCCATGTTCTGCCCCATTGATGATCACCGCCCACGATCAAGCAGAGGTGCAGGGAATAGCGCCTGAGGCACGCATCATCAATCGTCGATCGCTCCGTTCCAGCTTGATCGCTGTGTTGCATGCGGATGTTCTGATCCTTGGGGGCGGCAGTCTTTTACAAGACAGCACCAGTTTTCGAAGCCTGATTTATTACTTGCTGCTCATCACGCTCGCGCGGTTGCGTCGTCGCCGCGTTGTGCTTTGGGGGCAAGGCTTAGGCCCATTACGCCGATCCATGAGTCGCTGGCTTGTGCGTTGTGCGCTCCCGTTTTGTACGGCCGCGAGTTGGAGGGATCAAGCCTCGCTTCGGCTGGCTCAATCCTGGGCACCGAACCTACCGATGTGCATGGCTGCCGACCCGGTGTGGCAGATGCAAACAAAACCCTGGGTTGGAGGAGGGAACATCGTGCTCAGTTGGCGACCGACTGATCTGTTGGATGCTCCCCGTTGGCAACGTCTTCTTCAAGCGCTGGATTCAGTGGCAGCAAGCCTTGATGTGTCTGTGTGTTGGATGGCTTTTCATCAGCATCAAGATGGCCCTTTGCTCGACGATCTTGTAGAGCAAAAGCTTGTGCCCGCAAAACTGTTGGCTCGAAGTAAAACCGTGATTCCACGCTCGTTGGACCAAGTTTTTGAACTGGTCTCCACAGCGCGGCTGGTGCTGCCGATGCGACTTCACGCACTGATTTTGGCCAGGCTTGTTGGTTGTCCGATGGCAGCATTGAGCTATGACCCAAAAGTGGATGCTGCTGCAGCAATGGCGCAGGTTCCCTGTGCTCGGCTGAATGCTTTGCCATCCACTGAGCAACTGTCTGCTGAGTGGATGGCTGAAGTTGATCAGGAAGCTGATCGGGCGGTGATTCAACGGATTCAGTCCGAAGCTTCAGCGCATGGGGAACTTCTCAGGCGTTGGATTTAA
- a CDS encoding ABC transporter ATP-binding protein has protein sequence MTLSLKAITKKFGGRTILHNLDLNVGDGECVALLGPSGCGKSTALRLIAGLDQPESGSISIDGTEMNNVPAEDRRVGMVFQSYALFPHLSVRENLELGLRMRGSHGAARDQRITTILEVLQLSHQAHQRPAQLSGGQRQRVALARALLRDPLVYLLDEPMSNLDAQLREELRPELKRLMLGGSQPVVYVTHDQQEAMALADRIAVMRHGRIEQIGTPRELYHHPATSFVAQFIGRPQMNMLSAGQGQTLGIRPEDLRFDPNGIPCEVESREWHGASQMLLIRCARGQLRLVCPGDQQIGENPHVSWLKTSEHLFDDQTGQRIDD, from the coding sequence ATGACACTCAGCCTCAAAGCGATCACCAAAAAATTTGGCGGCCGAACGATTCTCCACAATCTCGATCTCAACGTTGGCGATGGTGAATGCGTCGCGTTGTTGGGACCAAGTGGTTGTGGCAAAAGCACAGCTCTTCGCTTGATTGCCGGGCTTGATCAGCCGGAAAGCGGCTCGATCAGCATCGATGGCACTGAGATGAACAACGTCCCCGCGGAAGACCGCAGGGTCGGCATGGTGTTTCAGAGCTATGCCCTATTTCCCCACCTCAGTGTTCGGGAAAATTTAGAGCTCGGCCTGCGGATGCGCGGCAGCCATGGAGCAGCGCGTGATCAGCGCATCACAACGATTTTGGAAGTTCTGCAACTCAGCCATCAGGCTCATCAAAGGCCAGCGCAATTATCCGGGGGGCAGCGGCAACGCGTCGCCTTAGCTCGCGCACTTCTCCGTGATCCCCTGGTGTACTTGCTAGATGAGCCCATGAGCAACCTTGATGCCCAGTTGCGCGAAGAACTGAGGCCTGAACTAAAACGCTTGATGCTTGGCGGGTCGCAACCTGTGGTGTATGTCACCCATGACCAACAAGAGGCCATGGCATTGGCCGACCGAATTGCGGTCATGCGCCACGGACGAATTGAACAAATCGGCACTCCCAGGGAGTTGTATCACCACCCCGCCACCAGCTTTGTGGCTCAATTCATCGGGCGTCCCCAGATGAACATGCTCAGCGCTGGTCAAGGTCAGACGTTGGGCATCCGTCCAGAGGATCTTCGCTTCGATCCCAATGGAATCCCTTGCGAAGTCGAGAGCCGTGAATGGCATGGAGCGAGTCAAATGCTCTTGATTCGTTGCGCACGAGGCCAGCTCCGTTTGGTTTGCCCTGGCGACCAACAGATTGGAGAGAATCCCCACGTGAGTTGGCTCAAAACGTCTGAGCACCTTTTCGATGATCAAACTGGCCAACGGATTGATGATTAA